Proteins encoded together in one Musa acuminata AAA Group cultivar baxijiao chromosome BXJ3-6, Cavendish_Baxijiao_AAA, whole genome shotgun sequence window:
- the LOC135641846 gene encoding very-long-chain enoyl-CoA reductase-like isoform X1, giving the protein MKVTVVSRSGREVVKGGIELHDEVSFSMCFQATVSDLQEAIHARTKKYYPSRQRLTLPMQAGIQGKPIVLSPKKKLVDYCDGNVKNLTVVFKDLGVQVLYRTLFFWEYLGPLVIYPIFYYFPIYKYFSYEGERVVYPVQTYAMYYWCLHYSKRIMETFFVHRFSHATSPLSNVFRNCAYYWTFGAYIAYYVNHPLYTPVNDLQMKIGFGFGLICQVSNFYCHILLRNLRNPNGNGGYQIPHGFLFNIVTCANYTTEIYQWLGFNIATQTIAGYVFLVVAALIMTNWALAKHRRLKKLFDGKEGRPRYPRRWVILPPFI; this is encoded by the exons ATGAAGGTAACGGTTGTTTCGCGCAGCGGGAGGGAGGTCGTCAAGGGCGGGATTGAGCTCCACGATGAG GTTTCTTTCTCGATGTGTTTTCAGGCCACTGTGAGCGATCTACAGGAAGCTATCCATGCCCGAA CCAAAAAGTACTATCCTTCAAGACAGCGACTTACCTTGCCAATGCAAGCTGGGATCCAGGGAAAACCAATTGTCCTTAGTCCAAAGAAAAAGCTTGTAGACTATTGTGATGGGAATGTCAAGAATCTGACTGTGGTCTTCAAGGATTTAGGAGTGCAGGTCTTATACAGAACACTTTTCTTCTGGGAGTACTTGGGTCCTTTGGTTATCTACCCGATCTTCTACTATTTTCCAATATACAAGTACTTCAGCTATGAGGGTGAACGTGTTGTTTACCCAGTCCAGACATATGCTATGTATTACTGGTGTCTTCATTACTCCAAGCGTATCATGGAGACTTTCTTCGTTCACAGATTCAGCCATGCAACTTCACCTCTCTCCAATGTCTTCAGGAACTGTGCCTATTATTGGACTTTTGGTGCATACATTGCGTACTATGTGAATCACCCCCTGTATACACCTGTCAATGATCTGCAAATGAAGATTGGTTTTGGATTTGGGTTGATATGCCAGGTTTCAAACTTTTACTGCCATATATTGTTGAGGAACCTCAGAAACCCCAATGGTAATGGTGGTTATCAGATTCCTCATGGGTTTTTGTTCAACATAGTGACTTGTGCAAACTACACAACGGAGATCTATCAATGGCTTGGTTTCAATATTGCAACCCAAACAATAGCAGGTTACGTGTTCCTTGTGGTGGCTGCTCTCATTATGACTAACTGGGCCCTCGCGAAACACCGTCGGCTCAAGAAG TTATTTGATGGAAAAGAAGGACGACCAAGGTATCCACGGCGCTGGGTGATACTTCCTCCATTCATCTAA
- the LOC135641846 gene encoding very-long-chain enoyl-CoA reductase-like isoform X2, with product MKVTVVSRSGREVVKGGIELHDEATVSDLQEAIHARTKKYYPSRQRLTLPMQAGIQGKPIVLSPKKKLVDYCDGNVKNLTVVFKDLGVQVLYRTLFFWEYLGPLVIYPIFYYFPIYKYFSYEGERVVYPVQTYAMYYWCLHYSKRIMETFFVHRFSHATSPLSNVFRNCAYYWTFGAYIAYYVNHPLYTPVNDLQMKIGFGFGLICQVSNFYCHILLRNLRNPNGNGGYQIPHGFLFNIVTCANYTTEIYQWLGFNIATQTIAGYVFLVVAALIMTNWALAKHRRLKKLFDGKEGRPRYPRRWVILPPFI from the exons ATGAAGGTAACGGTTGTTTCGCGCAGCGGGAGGGAGGTCGTCAAGGGCGGGATTGAGCTCCACGATGAG GCCACTGTGAGCGATCTACAGGAAGCTATCCATGCCCGAA CCAAAAAGTACTATCCTTCAAGACAGCGACTTACCTTGCCAATGCAAGCTGGGATCCAGGGAAAACCAATTGTCCTTAGTCCAAAGAAAAAGCTTGTAGACTATTGTGATGGGAATGTCAAGAATCTGACTGTGGTCTTCAAGGATTTAGGAGTGCAGGTCTTATACAGAACACTTTTCTTCTGGGAGTACTTGGGTCCTTTGGTTATCTACCCGATCTTCTACTATTTTCCAATATACAAGTACTTCAGCTATGAGGGTGAACGTGTTGTTTACCCAGTCCAGACATATGCTATGTATTACTGGTGTCTTCATTACTCCAAGCGTATCATGGAGACTTTCTTCGTTCACAGATTCAGCCATGCAACTTCACCTCTCTCCAATGTCTTCAGGAACTGTGCCTATTATTGGACTTTTGGTGCATACATTGCGTACTATGTGAATCACCCCCTGTATACACCTGTCAATGATCTGCAAATGAAGATTGGTTTTGGATTTGGGTTGATATGCCAGGTTTCAAACTTTTACTGCCATATATTGTTGAGGAACCTCAGAAACCCCAATGGTAATGGTGGTTATCAGATTCCTCATGGGTTTTTGTTCAACATAGTGACTTGTGCAAACTACACAACGGAGATCTATCAATGGCTTGGTTTCAATATTGCAACCCAAACAATAGCAGGTTACGTGTTCCTTGTGGTGGCTGCTCTCATTATGACTAACTGGGCCCTCGCGAAACACCGTCGGCTCAAGAAG TTATTTGATGGAAAAGAAGGACGACCAAGGTATCCACGGCGCTGGGTGATACTTCCTCCATTCATCTAA
- the LOC103987001 gene encoding vacuolar protein sorting-associated protein 2 homolog 1 has protein sequence MSFIFGKKKTPAELLRENKRMLDKSIRDIERERQGLQTQEKKLIAEIKKTAKQGQMAAVKVMAKDLIRTRHQITKFYALKSQLQGVSLRIQTLKSTQAMGEAMKGVTKAMAQMNRQMNLPALQKIMQEFELQNEKMEMVSEVMGDAIDDALEGDAEEEETEELVNQVLDEIGVDINAELVKAPSTAVAKPEAANKVAQPEAAGNGDSGIDNELQSRLDNLRKM, from the exons ATGAGTTTCATCTTCGGCAAAAAGAAAACCCCAGCAG AACTGCTGCGGGAGAATAAGAGAATGTTAGATAAATCAATCAGGGACATAGAGAGGGAGAGGCAAGGGCTCCAAACGCAGGAGAAAAAGCTAATTGCTGAGATTAAGAAAACTGCGAAGCAAGGGCAGATG GCAGCAGTAAAAGTCATGGCGAAAGATCTTATTCGAACAAGGCATCAGATTACAAAGTTTTATGCCCTCAAGTCGCAGCTGCAAGGTGTATCGCTTAGAATTCAG ACACTGAAGTCAACACAAGCAATGGGTGAGGCCATGAAAGGTGTCACCAAGGCTATGGCACAGATGAACAGGCAGATGAACCTACCAGCATTGCAGAAGATAATGCAAGAGTTTGAACTGCAGAATGAGAAGATGGAAATGGTAAGTGAGGTAATGGGAGATGCAATAGATGATGCCTTGGAAGGAGatgctgaagaagaagaaacagaagaacTAGTGAATCAGGTCCTGGATGAAATTGGAGTAGATATCAACGCAGAG CTTGTCAAGGCACCTTCAACTGCCGTGGCCAAACCTGAGGCAGCTAACAAGGTTGCCCAACCTGAAGCAGCTGGAAATGGAGATAGTGGAATAGACAATGAACTCCAGTCAAGGTTAGACAATTTAAGGAAGATGTGA
- the LOC135640684 gene encoding UDP-glucuronic acid decarboxylase 6-like, with product MATEAANGNNHVVTKKPPTPSPLRNSKFFQSNMRILVTGGAGFIGSHLVDKLMENEKNEVIVADNFFTGSKDNLRKWIGHPRFELIRHDITEPLLVEVDQIYHLACPASPIFYKHNPVKTIKTNVMGTMNMLGLAKRVGARILLTSTSEVYGDPLEHPQTEEYWGNVNPIGVRSCYDEGKRVAETLMFDYHRQHGIEIRIARIFNTYGPRMNIDDGRVVSNFIAQALRGEPLTVQAPGTQTRSFCYVSDMVDGLIRLMEGENTGPINLGNPGEFTMTELAEVVKELIEPSISIKIVENTPDDPRQRKPNIAKAKQLLGWEPKITLRQGLPLMEEDFKQRLGVSKKA from the exons ATGGCGACGGAAGCAGCCAACGGTAACAATCATGTCGTGACAAAGAAGCCTCCGACCCCTTCCCCTTTGAGAAACTCCAAATTCTTTCAG TCCAACATGCGAATCTTGGTGACTGGAGGAGCTGGTTTTATTGGGTCTCATTTGGTTGACAAGCTGATGGAAAATGAGAAGAATGAG GTAATTGTTGCTGACAATTTTTTCACTGGCTCAAAGGACAATCTCAGGAAATGGATTGGTCATCCAAGATTTGAGCTGATTAGACATG ATATTACTGAGCCACTGTTGGTGGAGGTTGATCAGATCTATCACTTAGCTTGCCCCGCTTCGCCAATTTTCTATAAACACAATCCTGTCAAG ACTATTAAGACTAATGTGATGGGCACAATGAACATGTTGGGGCTTGCAAAGCGGGTTGGAGCAAG AATTTTATTGACTTCAACCTCAGAGGTGTATGGTGATCCTCTGGAGCATCCTCAGACAGAGGAATACTGGGGAAATGTTAACCCAATTG GAGTGAGGAGTTGCTACGATGAAGGAAAGCGAGTGGCAGAGACATTAATGTTTGATTACCATAGGCAGCATGGCATAG AGATCCGGATTGCTAGAATCTTTAACACGTATGGACCTCGCATGAATATTGATGATGGTCGTGTTGTCAGTAACTTTATTGCTCAAGCGCTTCG GGGTGAACCCTTGACAGTTCAAGCCCCAGGAACACAGACTCGAAGTTTCTGTTATGTCTCTGACATG GTTGATGGACTTATTCGTCTCATGGAAGGAGAGAACACTGGCCCTATTAACTTAGGAAACCCTG GTGAATTTACGATGACGGAACTTGCTGAGGTAGTGAAGGAG TTGATTGAGCCATCGATCTCAATCAAAATTGTTGAGAATACCCCTGATGATCCGCGTCAAAGGAAGCCTAACATCGCAAAAGCAAAACAACTTCTAGGATGGGAACCCAAGATTACCTTGCGACAGGGTCTGCCTCTAATGGAAGAGGATTTCAAGCAGCGTCTCGGCGTATCCAAGAAAGCATAG
- the LOC135640685 gene encoding small ribosomal subunit protein uS8-like produces the protein MVRISVLNDALKSMYNAEKRGKRQVMIRPSSKVIIKFLLVMQKHGYIGEFEYVDDHRAGKIVVELNGRLNKCGVISPRFDVGVKEIEPWTARLLPSRQFGYIVLTTSAGIMDHEEARRKNVGGKVLGFFY, from the exons ATGGTGAGAATCAGTGTTTTGAATGATGCTCTCAAGAGCATGTACAATGCTGAGAAGCGTGGGAAGCGACAGGTCATGATTAGGCCATCCTCTAAAGTGATAATCAAGTTCCTCCTTGTCATGCAGAAGCATG GCTATATCGGTGAGTTTGAATACGTCGACGACCACAGAGCTGGTAAAATAGTTGTTGAGTTGAATGGGAGATTGAACAAGTGTGGTGTCATTAGTCCTCGCTTTGATGTGGGTGTCAAAGAGATCGAGCCATGGACTGCTAGACTGCTCCCATCACGTCAG TTTGGTTACATTGTGCTGACGACGTCTGCGGGAATCATGGATCATGAAGAAGCTAGAAGGAAGAATGTTGGTGGCAAAGTACTCGGCTTCTTTTACTAG
- the LOC103987004 gene encoding protein SOSEKI 5-like, giving the protein MAAAFRGSAEPSWKQRSEWKTSPERRMVWGEARARATTGRRAAVVYYLSRNGHLEHPHFMEVPVSSSEGLFLRDVVDRLRVLRGPAMAGLYSWSSKRSYKNGYVWHDLSEGDFIHPVHGNEYVLKGTELLHLGIPSSSSSGSQESSASSTSSEKPSETSKCAQDDAAVSSVTKQAVRSSIDVSEYKVYKNHLKAEPTVKSADASTQTEEYRRHRWRVPIGEEKREEKLKTVVTENPAAELSRDEISPPPSSSSPETLEALIKADCRRTAAVGPDDKDRMDGGCLSGRVRASAVLMHLISCGFISVKANGLSLMPQDMGRLGRAASMGRIPSSRAIKLEDKEYFSGSLVETDKMVGDGEGGELPSLKRSSSDNADRGSKMDLGKQVEEDARTRCVPRKPKTRKERKP; this is encoded by the exons ATGGCAGCCGCTTTTAGAGGAAGCGCTGAGCCTTCTTGGAAGCAGAGGAGTGAGTGGAAGACGAGCCCAGAGAGGAGAATGGTGTGGGGTGAGGCGAGGGCGAGAGCCACCACCGGGAGAAGAGCTGCGGTGGTTTACTACCTCTCGAGGAATGGGCACTTGGAGCACCCCCACTTCATGGAAGTCCCCGTCTCCTCCTCGGAAGGGCTCTTCCTCAGAG ACGTCGTCGACCGTCTCCGTGTTCTCAGAGGCCCAGCCATGGCTGGGTTGTACTCCTGGTCTTCCAAAAG GAGCTACAAGAATGGGTATGTGTGGCATGATCTCTCGGAAGGCGACTTCATCCACCCTGTGCATGGCAACGAGTATGTGCTCAAAGGAACGGAGCTTCTCCACCTCGGcatcccttcctcctcctcctctggttCCCAGGAAAGCTCCGCTTCCTCCACCAGCTCCGAGAAGCCTTCGGAAACCTCCAAATGCGCGCAAGATGATGCCGCCGTCTCTTCCGTGACGAAGCAGGCGGTTCGGAGCTCCATCGATGTGAGCGAGTATAAGGTCTACAAGAACCACCTGAAGGCCGAACCCACCGTTAAGTCCGCCGACGCATCTACCCAGACAGAGGAGTACAGGCGGCATCGGTGGCGAGTTCCCATCGGCGAAGAGAAGCGGGAGGAGAAGCTCAAAACCGTGGTGACGGAGAACCCTGCCGCCGAGCTCAGCAGAGATGAGATCTCGCCGCCGCCTTCCTCATCCAGCCCGGAGACACTGGAAGCGTTGATCAAGGCCGACTGCCGCCGGACCGCCGCGGTCGGGCCGGACGACAAGGACCGGATGGACGGCGGCTGCTTGAGCGGCAGAGTGAGGGCCTCCGCGGTGCTGATGCATCTGATCTCGTGCGGTTTCATCTCGGTGAAGGCGAACGGGTTGTCGCTGATGCCGCAGGACATGGGAAGACTCGGTCGAGCCGCGTCGATGGGGCGCATTCCGAGCTCCCGAGCCATTAAACTGGAGGACAAGGAGTACTTCAGCGGGAGCTTGGTGGAGACCGACAAGATGGTGGGCGATGGCGAAGGCGGAGAGCTTCCGAGCTTGAAGAGGTCGTCATCAGACAATGCTGATAG GGGATCGAAGATGGATTTGGGCAAGCAGGTCGAAGAAGACGCACGTACGAGATGCGTGCCACGAAAGCCAAAGACGAGGAAAGAACGGAAACCTtag
- the LOC135640741 gene encoding putative pectate lyase 21 gives MPTLPYAHADDSLRALAGQAEGFGRHAIGGLHGRLYHVTSLEDDGCGSLREGCRRKEPLWIVFEVSGTLHLSSFLMVSSYKTVDGRGQKVKVTGNGLQLRACEHVIICNLEFEGGRGDDVDAIQIKPKSRHIWIDRCSLRDYSDGLIDITCESTDITVSRCYFSKHNKTILIGGCSSNVADRCIRATIHHCFFDGTCQRHPRVRFGKVHLYNNYTRNWGIYAVCASVDSQILSQCNIYEAGERKMVFMYLTEKAADREEETCGCIRSEGDLFLNDANPCLLSGDGVDQAFEVHEHHAAWTVEPASDSLREVLQVCTGWQSIPRPQERLAVVGFRCDQNIFDNYLL, from the exons ATGCCGACTCTACCGTACGCCCATGCCGATGACAGCCTGCGCGCCCTCGCCGGCCAGGCCGAGGGCTTCGGCCGCCACGCCATCGGAGGACTCCATGGACGTCTGTATCACGTCACGAGCTTAGAGG ATGATGGATGCGGTTCACTTCGAGAAGGATGTCGAAGAAAAGAACCTCTATGGATTGTGTTTGAAGTTTCAGGAACTCTTCATCTGTCATCATTCTTGATGGTCTCATCCTATAAAACAGTCGACGGCCGAGGACAGAAGGTTAAGGTGACGGGGAATGGACTCCAGTTGAGAGCTTGTGAGCATGTCATCATATGCAACTTGGAATTCGAAGGTGGAAGGGGAGACGACGTTGATGCGATCCAGATAAAGCCCAAGTCGAGGCACATATGGATAGATCGCTGTAGTCTCCGCGACTATTCTGATGGACTAATCGACATCACTTGTGAGAGTACTGATATCACGGTTTCAAG ATGCTACTTCTCAAAGCATAACAAGACGATACTCATCGGAGGGTGCAGCAGTAACGTCGCCGACAGGTGCATTCGTGCGACCATTCATCACTGTTTCTTCGATGGAACATGTCAGCGACATCCTCGTGTTAGATTCGGCAAAGTTCATCTTTACAACAACTACACCAGGAACTGGGGAATCTATGCTGTATGTGCTAGTGTAGATTCACAG ATTTTGTCTCAGTGCAATATATATGAAGCAGGAGAGAGGAAGATGGTCTTTATGTATCTAACTGAGAAG GCAGCAGATAGGGAAGAAGAGACCTGTGGATGCATAAGGTCCGAAGGAGACTTGTTTCTCAATGATGCAAATCCATGTTTACTGAGTGGTGACGGTGTCGATCAAGCGTTCGAGGTCCATGAACACCATGCAGCATGGACAGTGGAGCCTGCATCAGATTCTCTCAGAGAAGTTCTCCAAGTCTGCACAGGATGGCAGTCCATTCCGAGGCCACAAGAAAGATTAGCTGTTGTCGGCTTCCGCTGTGATCAGAACATCTTTGATAATTACTTACTTTGA